CCGGGGTTGTCGCGAGCCCGTATTCGCCCGTGCCCGGCACAAGCGCCACGCCGCGCACCGCCTGGGCCAGGTCCGCCGCGCCGTCCGGGGCCGGATCCGCCCCCTTGCGCACCACCTCGAAGGTGAACTGCGGCACGCGATTGCCAAACTGCGACAGGCCCAGGTCTTCGAACACCACATAGGCGACGCCGCGATAGGCCGGGGCCAGTCCTGTGCCTTCGACGGCCTCGATCTTGGGGTCGGGCAACTGGTCAGCTGACCCTGCATAAACGCGCATGTTCAGATCGTCGCGCGCCACTTCGACACCGTCTGCCCAGACACGGCCCACACGGGTGATTTCACCCGCGCACAGGGCAATCGCAAGGCTGACCGAATAGGAGTAGCTGGCCGTTGCGGGGCGCGGTGGTGCGCCCTTGCCGCCACCTGAACGGGTGACATCTTCCTGAAACTGGGTGGCCCAAATGACCTGCCCGGCAACCCGCATCCGCCCGAAGACCTGCGGCAAACCCGCGCCCTCGCTTGCCCCGGTCAGGCGAAACCTGTCCACCCGGCCCGTCTCGACGGGTTCGCTGCCCGCCCCCATCAGACGCTGATCGACCATACGCCCAAGCGAGGCCCCGGCAGCGCGGCCAATCACCGCCGCAGACAAGCCCAAAACCGAGCCGCCGATAGAGCCGCCAATGGCCATACCCGCCGCAGAAAGAACGATCGTCGCCATGTCTTATCCCCTTGTCGGAAAGGCAAACCGCGCCGCAATGCGCCGCTGCCACGGGGCGGTCAGGCCGCTTTCGACCACACCATGCCCCTGAAATGAATGAATAAACGCCGCATTGCTGCCAAGCTGCGATTGAATGCCAAGGTGTTTGGCCACGCTGCCCGCGCGCATACGAAAGACGATCACATCGCCCAAACCCGCATCGGGTTTGGCAACCAGCAAGCGGCGACAGGCCGCCAGAAGCACCTCGCGCCCCTGCGGTTCGTCCCAAT
This portion of the Octadecabacter sp. SW4 genome encodes:
- a CDS encoding NlpC/P60 family protein; this encodes MSDAIVKAARSWIGTPYHHQAATRGAGCDCLGLIRGVWAEVIGALPETVPPYVPDWDEPQGREVLLAACRRLLVAKPDAGLGDVIVFRMRAGSVAKHLGIQSQLGSNAAFIHSFQGHGVVESGLTAPWQRRIAARFAFPTRG